A section of the Longimicrobium sp. genome encodes:
- a CDS encoding YbaB/EbfC family nucleoid-associated protein, whose product MNPNIQQLLQMSQQVQTRMAQLQTELGQRQVTCSAGGGMVTATVDGRGKIRSLKIDPTVAGGGDVEMLEDLVLAAVSEAQNRAEQQYEDEMRKQMGGLNLPFSLPGL is encoded by the coding sequence ATGAATCCGAACATCCAGCAGCTTCTCCAGATGAGCCAGCAGGTGCAGACCCGCATGGCTCAGCTCCAGACCGAGCTCGGCCAGCGGCAGGTCACCTGCTCCGCCGGCGGCGGGATGGTGACGGCCACGGTGGACGGGCGCGGCAAGATCCGCTCGCTGAAGATCGACCCCACCGTGGCGGGCGGCGGCGACGTGGAGATGCTGGAAGACCTGGTGCTGGCCGCGGTCAGCGAGGCGCAGAACCGCGCCGAGCAGCAGTACGAGGACGAGATGCGCAAGCAGATGGGAGGCCTGAACCTTCCGTTCAGCCTTCCGGGGCTCTGA
- the dnaX gene encoding DNA polymerase III subunit gamma/tau, producing MSRTALARTYRPKRFSEVATQEHVSSTLRSAVQRNRVAHAYLFCGPRGVGKTTLARVLAMALNCPNRGPDGEPCGVCDSCERIWAGRTSLDVVEIDAASNRGVDDARDLRERAMYAPSEEDRFKVYIIDEAHMLTREAWNALLKILEEPPPRVIFVFATTEPQKIQQAAPPILSRCQRFDFHRISTPDLVGRLRTVLGHEGIEAGDDVLLPIAQKADGGMRDGLSLLDQVLSFTEGTPTPDDVRRILGLVGTEVYLDLFGIIAERRQADVFRFVGKMLDEGYDLTEFYRGLADFIRALLIVRLGGGDPESVPQHLRGATAEMARRFAPGDLLRMLAQVAELDADGRFRKSGEQRILIELLLLRFAYLESTVSIEDVLAALGGGSPGPSGGGDGGSRGNGGTRPSPEPGPARGFDRTPASASPAPAPIPAPRAMAEPPAAPAPRVESAPQTPPAAEVTPSPAPDIASAEPIVAPVETAPVAAAPTIVPEPPAASPSPAPMATAMQREPIDIPAPVVDEYDGYDLPPIPLPNEEPAAFAPPSVPAMSIAPAPPTPEPQRDAAPAVQGDEGPIDGARLRRAWQGILADGDGLPPGMGFVLRAAQLSPDGRTVRMALPAGNPAIERLSQPASRHALEQALARRLGGRVQLELATGAATAIDPKQNRITAASARQDKLRRLMEGEPVLSAAVQAWDLELVD from the coding sequence TTGTCTCGCACCGCGCTCGCTCGCACCTACCGCCCCAAGCGCTTCAGCGAAGTCGCCACGCAGGAGCACGTGAGCAGCACCCTTCGCTCCGCCGTGCAGCGGAACCGGGTGGCGCACGCGTACCTGTTCTGCGGCCCGCGCGGCGTGGGGAAGACGACGCTGGCCCGCGTGCTGGCGATGGCGCTGAACTGCCCCAACCGCGGGCCTGACGGCGAGCCCTGCGGCGTGTGCGACAGCTGCGAGCGGATCTGGGCGGGGCGCACCTCGCTGGACGTGGTGGAGATCGACGCGGCGTCGAACCGCGGCGTGGACGACGCGCGCGACCTGCGCGAGCGGGCGATGTACGCGCCATCGGAGGAAGACCGGTTCAAGGTCTACATCATCGACGAGGCGCATATGCTCACGCGCGAGGCGTGGAACGCGCTCCTCAAGATCCTCGAGGAGCCGCCCCCGCGCGTGATCTTCGTCTTCGCCACCACGGAGCCGCAGAAGATCCAGCAGGCCGCGCCGCCGATCCTTTCGCGCTGCCAGCGCTTCGATTTCCATCGCATCTCCACCCCCGACCTGGTCGGCCGTCTGAGGACCGTATTGGGCCACGAGGGGATCGAGGCGGGCGACGACGTCCTTCTCCCCATCGCCCAGAAGGCCGACGGCGGGATGCGCGACGGGCTGTCGCTGCTGGACCAGGTGCTCTCGTTCACCGAGGGCACGCCCACGCCCGACGACGTGCGGCGCATCCTGGGGCTGGTGGGGACCGAGGTCTACCTCGACCTGTTCGGCATCATCGCCGAGCGGCGGCAGGCGGACGTGTTCCGCTTCGTCGGGAAGATGCTGGACGAGGGATACGACCTCACCGAGTTCTACCGCGGGCTGGCCGACTTCATCCGCGCGCTGCTGATCGTGCGGCTGGGCGGCGGCGACCCCGAGAGCGTCCCCCAGCACCTGCGCGGCGCGACGGCCGAGATGGCGCGGCGGTTCGCGCCGGGCGACCTGCTGCGGATGCTGGCGCAGGTGGCCGAGCTCGACGCCGATGGCCGCTTCCGCAAGAGCGGCGAGCAGCGGATCCTGATCGAGCTTCTCCTCCTGCGCTTCGCGTACCTGGAGAGCACGGTCAGCATCGAGGACGTGCTGGCGGCGCTCGGCGGCGGCTCCCCCGGCCCGTCCGGCGGCGGGGACGGCGGATCGCGCGGCAACGGCGGCACGCGCCCGTCGCCCGAGCCGGGACCGGCGCGGGGATTCGATCGCACGCCGGCGTCCGCGTCTCCCGCTCCCGCGCCGATCCCGGCTCCGCGCGCGATGGCCGAGCCGCCTGCCGCGCCCGCCCCGCGCGTTGAGTCCGCTCCGCAGACGCCGCCCGCGGCCGAGGTGACACCATCTCCCGCACCCGATATCGCCAGCGCGGAGCCGATCGTCGCGCCGGTGGAGACGGCGCCCGTCGCCGCTGCGCCGACGATCGTGCCGGAGCCGCCCGCCGCGTCTCCATCTCCCGCTCCTATGGCGACGGCCATGCAGCGGGAGCCGATCGACATCCCGGCGCCGGTGGTGGACGAGTACGACGGGTACGATCTCCCGCCCATCCCCCTGCCGAACGAGGAGCCGGCCGCCTTCGCGCCGCCGTCGGTGCCCGCGATGTCCATCGCCCCCGCGCCGCCCACGCCCGAGCCGCAACGCGATGCGGCTCCGGCGGTGCAGGGAGACGAGGGGCCGATCGACGGGGCGCGGCTGCGGCGCGCGTGGCAGGGGATCCTGGCGGACGGCGACGGGCTGCCGCCGGGGATGGGATTCGTTCTCCGCGCAGCGCAGCTTTCTCCTGACGGTCGCACGGTGCGCATGGCGCTTCCCGCGGGAAATCCCGCAATCGAGCGGCTGTCGCAGCCCGCCTCGCGGCACGCGCTGGAGCAGGCGCTCGCCCGGCGGCTCGGGGGACGCGTCCAGCTCGAGCTGGCAACGGGCGCGGCGACGGCCATCGATCCCAAGCAGAACCGCATCACTGCGGCCAGCGCGCGGCAGGACAAGCTGCGCCGGCTGATGGAAGGGGAACCGGTCCTGAGCGCGGCGGTACAAGCATGGGACCTGGAACTCGTTGACTGA